A region from the Antennarius striatus isolate MH-2024 chromosome 22, ASM4005453v1, whole genome shotgun sequence genome encodes:
- the grip1 gene encoding glutamate receptor-interacting protein 1 isoform X6 has protein sequence MIAVSFKCRCQILRRVNKDEGPYTKHSAGSRPSDGALAIRRQSIPDEFRGCSVVELTKKEGTTLGLTVSGGIDKDGKPRVSNLRQGGIAARSDQLNVGDYIRAVNGINLAKFRHDEIISLLKNVGERVVLEVEYELPPVSVQGSGVMFKNIEVTLHKEGNSFGFVIRGGANEDRNKSRPIVITNVRPGGPAEREGTVKPGDRLLSIDGIRLHGSNLSEAMSILKQCGQEATLLVEYDVSVMDSVATASGPLLVEVAKATGSSLGVALSTSMYCNKQVIIIDKVKPASIADRCGALHAGDHILSVDGKSMEFCSLAEATQLLSASCQTVRMEILPQHQARPALNAPQHALSHSFSPGSMSAYSLSSLNMSTLPRNMYPTSPRGTLMRRKAKKKDFKSSLSLASSTVGLAGQVVHTETTEVTLLGDGIMGFGLQLQGGVFATETLSSPPLIAYIDPDSPSERCGILQIGDRILSINGVPTEDSTLEETNQLLRDSSITAQLTLEIEFDVAESVVPSSGTFHVKLPKKPGVELGITISSPSNRKPGDPLIISDIKKGSVAHRTGTLELGDKLLAIDNVRVESCSMEEAVQILQQCEELVKLKIRKDEDNSDEQEVSGSIIYTVELQRYGGPLGITISGTEEPFDPIIISSLSKGGLAERTGAIHVGDRILAINSSSLKGKPLSEAISLLQQAGETVTLKIKKQGELSSPKSCVIGPGLSPGEGIDQEHRDGEEEPVVMVAPLSSQRVFSTLPSVDSAVESWDGSNVDSSFTTTAPLFQQAPYNFHEWHNAKATNNQSSSSTRQRANPLSDLGLSDDEWDRPPLGGAAILPSGLITDSRFSVGHDGTEPDQEENFWSQALEDLETCGQSGILRELEATIMSGSSLSLNHDPAPLRSTLGRQASFQERSNSRPQVTARSNTLPSDPQRRAFAMRKMRQEVNEILNQNPVELHKLTLEKASDLEDFGFSVSDGLLDRGVYVSNIRLGGPAEQGGLRAYDRILQINHVRTRDFDCCLVVPLIAESPNRLELVISRNPTSCSTSLMANHTDGTTNRSNSPQPISSEVGPPEFTIGQGEDGGPIKWTQPGDGLVAGLGVGIGVGQVNNKSL, from the exons ATGATCGCTGTGTCGTTTAAATGTCGCTGCCAGATCCTTCGCCGGGTGAATAAAG ATGAGGGGCCGTACACCAAACACTCCGCCGGGTCTCGACCCTCAGATGGAGCGCTGGCCATCAGGAGACAGAGCATACCAG ATGAGTTTCGGGGCTGCTCAGTGGTGGAGCTGACGAAGAAGGAAGGGACGACGCTCGGATTGACAGTGTCAGGTGGCATCGACAAAGATGGGAAGCCCCGGGTGTCGAACCTACGCCAAGGAGGCATCGCTGCCAG GAGTGACCAGCTAAACGTGGGCGACTACATCCGTGCCGTTAACGGCATCAACCTGGCCAAGTTCAGACACGACGAGATCATCAGTCTACTGAAGAACGTCGGCGAGCGAGTCGTGCTGGAGGTCGAGTACGAGCTGCCGCCTGTCT CGGtgcaggggtcaggggtcatgtTTAAGAACATTGAGGTGACGCTTCACAAAGAAGGAAACAGCTTTGGCTTTGTTATCAgag gaggTGCCAATGAGGACAGGAACAAGTCTCGCCCGATCGTCATCACAAACGTCCGTCCTGGTGGTCCGGCTGAAAG AGAGGGAACCGTCAAACCAGGCGACCGGTTGCTAAGCATCGATGGGATTCGTCTCCACGGCAGCAACCTATCAGAGGCCATGAGCATCCTGAAGCAGTGCGGACAGGAAGCGACGCTGCTGGTCGAGTACGACGTGTCAGTGATGG ATTCTGTTGCCACGGCATCCGGGCCGCTGCTGGTTGAAGTTGCCAAGGCGACCGGCTCCAGTCTGGGCGTGGCTCTGTCCACCTCCATGTACTGTAacaagcaggtgatcatcatcGATAAGGTGAAACCAGCCAGTATAGCAGACAG gtgcgGCGCCCTTCACGCAGGGGACCACATCCTGTCGGTTGACGGGAAGTCCATGGAGTTTTGTTCTCTTGCCGAAGCGACTCAGCTGctgtctgcttcctgtcagaCGGTGCGCATGGAGATCTTGCCTCAGCATCAGGCCCGACcggccctgaacgcaccgcagCACG CTCTCAGCCACTCGTTCTCTCCCGGCTCCATGTCGGCCTACAGTCTCTCGTCCCTCAACATGAGCACCCTGCCCAGGAACATGTATCCCACAAGTCCACGGGGCACGCTGATGAGGAGGAAGGCTAAGAAGAAGGACTTCAAGAGCTCCT tGTCTCTGGCCTCCAGCACCGTGGGTCTGGCCGGTCAAGTCGTTCACACGGAAACCACAGAGGTCACGTTGCTAGGCGACGGAATCATGGGGTTCGGCCTGCAGCTGCAGGGCGGGGTCTTCGCCACGGAAACGCTGTCGTCACCGCCGCTCATCGCTTACATCGACCCCGACAGCCCGTCCGagag GTGTGGCATCCTGCAGATCGGTGACAGGATCTTGTCCATAAATGGAGTTCCTACTGAAGACTCCACCCTGGAGGAGACCAATCAGCTTCTCCGAGACTCGTCCATCACGGCTCAGCTCACGCTGGAGATCGAGTTCGACGTGGCCG AGTCCGTAGTCCCCAGTTCAGGAACGTTTCATGTGAAGCTTCCGAAGAAGCCGGGGGTGGAACTGGGAATCACCATCAGCT CACCGTCCAATAGGAAACCAGGAGACCCTCTGATCATCTCCGACATCAAGAAGGGCAGCGTCGCACACAG gacGGGGACCCTGGAGCTGGGGGACAAGCTGCTGGCCATTGATAACGTACGGGTGGAGAGCTGCTCCATGGAGGAGGCGGTGCAGATCCTGCAGCAGTGTGAGGAGCTGGTGAAGCTGAAGATCCGCAAAGACGAGGACAACTCCG ACGAACAGGAAGTGTCGGGCAGCATCATCTACACGGTGGAGCTGCAGCGCTACGGCGGCCCCCTGGGGATCACCATCTCCGGCACTGAGGAGCCCTTCGACCCCATCATCATCTCCTCCCTCAGCAAGGGGGGCCTGGCTGAGAG GACCGGGGCGATCCACGTCGGGGACCGGATCCTGGCCATCAACAGCAGCAGCCTGAAGGGGAAACCCCTGAGCGAAGCCATCAGCCTGCTGCAGCAAGCTGGAGAGACGGTCACCCTGAAGATCAAGAAGCAGGGAGAAC TGTCAAGCCCAAAGTCCTGTGTGATTGGTCCGGGCCTGTCACCAGGGGAAGGGATAGACCAGGAGCACCGGGATGGGGAGGAGGAGCCTGTTGTCATGGTAGCGCCTCTGTCGAGCCAGAGGGTGTTCAGCACCCTGCCGTCGGTGGACAGCGCTGTGGAATCATGGGACGGATCCAACGTGGACAGCAGCTTCACCACAACGG CTCCACTCTTTCAACAGGCTCCTTATAATTTCCATGAGTGGCACAACGCCAAGGCGACCAACAACCAATCATCTTCCTCCACTCGACAGAGAGCCAATCCCCTGTCAGATCTGGGTCTGAGCGACGATGAGTGGGACCGCCCACCGCTCGGAGG AGCCGCTATTCTGCCCAGCGGGCTAATCACTGATAGCAG GTTCTCCGTGGGTCACGACGGGACAGAACCCGACCAGGAGGAGAACTTCTGGTCTCAAGCCCTGGAGGACCTGGAGACGTGTGGCCAGAGTGGGATCCTGAGAGAGCTGGAG GCAACCATCATGTCGGGTTCCAGCCTCAGCCTGAACCATGACCCCGCCCCACTGCGCAGCACCCTGGGCCGCCAGGCCAGCTTCCAGGAACGCAGCAACTCCCGACCACAG GTGACGGCCCGGTCGAACACGTTGCCCTCTGACCCTCAGCGGCGAGCCTTCGCcatgaggaagatgaggcagGAAGTCAACGAGATCCTGAACCAGAACCCTGTGGAACTCCACAAG CTGACCCTGGAGAAGGCGTCCGACCTGGAGGACTTCGGGTTCAGTGTTTCTGATGGTTTGCTGGACCGCGGCGTTTACGTTAGCAACATACGACTCGGTGGCCCGGCGGAGCAGGGCGGTCTAAGGGCCTACGATCGAATACTACAG ATCAATCACGTGCGGACCAGAGACTTCGACTGCTGCCTCGTCGTTCCGCTGATCGCCGAGTCGCCCAACCGTCTGGAGCTCGTCATCAGCCGGAaccccacttcctgttccacgtCCCTGATGGCCAATCACACCGACGGCACTACCAACCGCAGCAACTcccctcagccaatcagcagcgaGGTGGGACCGCCAGAGTTCACCATTGGCCAGGGAGAAGATGGCGGTCCCATCAAATGGACCCAACCAGGAGACGGGCTGGTGGCGGGGCTCGGTGTCGGGATCGGGGTGGGTCAGGTGAACAATAAGTCCTTATAG
- the grip1 gene encoding glutamate receptor-interacting protein 1 isoform X3, whose protein sequence is MIAVSFKCRCQILRRVNKDEGPYTKHSAGSRPSDGALAIRRQSIPDEFRGCSVVELTKKEGTTLGLTVSGGIDKDGKPRVSNLRQGGIAARSDQLNVGDYIRAVNGINLAKFRHDEIISLLKNVGERVVLEVEYELPPVSVQGSGVMFKNIEVTLHKEGNSFGFVIRGGANEDRNKSRPIVITNVRPGGPAEREGTVKPGDRLLSIDGIRLHGSNLSEAMSILKQCGQEATLLVEYDVSVMDSVATASGPLLVEVAKATGSSLGVALSTSMYCNKQVIIIDKVKPASIADRCGALHAGDHILSVDGKSMEFCSLAEATQLLSASCQTVRMEILPQHQARPALNAPQHVKVQRSPRPLPWETGGSAPILPPYHYNTYHPDQSAARSHNRHTNNPSLSHSFSPGSMSAYSLSSLNMSTLPRNMYPTSPRGTLMRRKAKKKDFKSSLSLASSTVGLAGQVVHTETTEVTLLGDGIMGFGLQLQGGVFATETLSSPPLIAYIDPDSPSERCGILQIGDRILSINGVPTEDSTLEETNQLLRDSSITAQLTLEIEFDVAESVVPSSGTFHVKLPKKPGVELGITISSPSNRKPGDPLIISDIKKGSVAHRTGTLELGDKLLAIDNVRVESCSMEEAVQILQQCEELVKLKIRKDEDNSDEQEVSGSIIYTVELQRYGGPLGITISGTEEPFDPIIISSLSKGGLAERTGAIHVGDRILAINSSSLKGKPLSEAISLLQQAGETVTLKIKKQGELSSPKSCVIGPGLSPGEGIDQEHRDGEEEPVVMVAPLSSQRVFSTLPSVDSAVESWDGSNVDSSFTTTAPLFQQAPYNFHEWHNAKATNNQSSSSTRQRANPLSDLGLSDDEWDRPPLGGAAILPSGLITDSRFSVGHDGTEPDQEENFWSQALEDLETCGQSGILRELEATIMSGSSLSLNHDPAPLRSTLGRQASFQERSNSRPQVTARSNTLPSDPQRRAFAMRKMRQEVNEILNQNPVELHKLTLEKASDLEDFGFSVSDGLLDRGVYVSNIRLGGPAEQGGLRAYDRILQINHVRTRDFDCCLVVPLIAESPNRLELVISRNPTSCSTSLMANHTDGTTNRSNSPQPISSEVGPPEFTIGQGEDGGPIKWTQPGDGLVAGLGVGIGVGQVNNKSL, encoded by the exons ATGATCGCTGTGTCGTTTAAATGTCGCTGCCAGATCCTTCGCCGGGTGAATAAAG ATGAGGGGCCGTACACCAAACACTCCGCCGGGTCTCGACCCTCAGATGGAGCGCTGGCCATCAGGAGACAGAGCATACCAG ATGAGTTTCGGGGCTGCTCAGTGGTGGAGCTGACGAAGAAGGAAGGGACGACGCTCGGATTGACAGTGTCAGGTGGCATCGACAAAGATGGGAAGCCCCGGGTGTCGAACCTACGCCAAGGAGGCATCGCTGCCAG GAGTGACCAGCTAAACGTGGGCGACTACATCCGTGCCGTTAACGGCATCAACCTGGCCAAGTTCAGACACGACGAGATCATCAGTCTACTGAAGAACGTCGGCGAGCGAGTCGTGCTGGAGGTCGAGTACGAGCTGCCGCCTGTCT CGGtgcaggggtcaggggtcatgtTTAAGAACATTGAGGTGACGCTTCACAAAGAAGGAAACAGCTTTGGCTTTGTTATCAgag gaggTGCCAATGAGGACAGGAACAAGTCTCGCCCGATCGTCATCACAAACGTCCGTCCTGGTGGTCCGGCTGAAAG AGAGGGAACCGTCAAACCAGGCGACCGGTTGCTAAGCATCGATGGGATTCGTCTCCACGGCAGCAACCTATCAGAGGCCATGAGCATCCTGAAGCAGTGCGGACAGGAAGCGACGCTGCTGGTCGAGTACGACGTGTCAGTGATGG ATTCTGTTGCCACGGCATCCGGGCCGCTGCTGGTTGAAGTTGCCAAGGCGACCGGCTCCAGTCTGGGCGTGGCTCTGTCCACCTCCATGTACTGTAacaagcaggtgatcatcatcGATAAGGTGAAACCAGCCAGTATAGCAGACAG gtgcgGCGCCCTTCACGCAGGGGACCACATCCTGTCGGTTGACGGGAAGTCCATGGAGTTTTGTTCTCTTGCCGAAGCGACTCAGCTGctgtctgcttcctgtcagaCGGTGCGCATGGAGATCTTGCCTCAGCATCAGGCCCGACcggccctgaacgcaccgcagCACG tcaagGTGCAGCGTAGTCCCCGCCCCCTTCCCTGGGAGACTGGAGGCTCCGCCCCAATCCTCCCCCCTTACCACTACAATACGTACCACcctgaccaatcagctgccagATCGCACAACCGCCATACAAACAACCCTT CTCTCAGCCACTCGTTCTCTCCCGGCTCCATGTCGGCCTACAGTCTCTCGTCCCTCAACATGAGCACCCTGCCCAGGAACATGTATCCCACAAGTCCACGGGGCACGCTGATGAGGAGGAAGGCTAAGAAGAAGGACTTCAAGAGCTCCT tGTCTCTGGCCTCCAGCACCGTGGGTCTGGCCGGTCAAGTCGTTCACACGGAAACCACAGAGGTCACGTTGCTAGGCGACGGAATCATGGGGTTCGGCCTGCAGCTGCAGGGCGGGGTCTTCGCCACGGAAACGCTGTCGTCACCGCCGCTCATCGCTTACATCGACCCCGACAGCCCGTCCGagag GTGTGGCATCCTGCAGATCGGTGACAGGATCTTGTCCATAAATGGAGTTCCTACTGAAGACTCCACCCTGGAGGAGACCAATCAGCTTCTCCGAGACTCGTCCATCACGGCTCAGCTCACGCTGGAGATCGAGTTCGACGTGGCCG AGTCCGTAGTCCCCAGTTCAGGAACGTTTCATGTGAAGCTTCCGAAGAAGCCGGGGGTGGAACTGGGAATCACCATCAGCT CACCGTCCAATAGGAAACCAGGAGACCCTCTGATCATCTCCGACATCAAGAAGGGCAGCGTCGCACACAG gacGGGGACCCTGGAGCTGGGGGACAAGCTGCTGGCCATTGATAACGTACGGGTGGAGAGCTGCTCCATGGAGGAGGCGGTGCAGATCCTGCAGCAGTGTGAGGAGCTGGTGAAGCTGAAGATCCGCAAAGACGAGGACAACTCCG ACGAACAGGAAGTGTCGGGCAGCATCATCTACACGGTGGAGCTGCAGCGCTACGGCGGCCCCCTGGGGATCACCATCTCCGGCACTGAGGAGCCCTTCGACCCCATCATCATCTCCTCCCTCAGCAAGGGGGGCCTGGCTGAGAG GACCGGGGCGATCCACGTCGGGGACCGGATCCTGGCCATCAACAGCAGCAGCCTGAAGGGGAAACCCCTGAGCGAAGCCATCAGCCTGCTGCAGCAAGCTGGAGAGACGGTCACCCTGAAGATCAAGAAGCAGGGAGAAC TGTCAAGCCCAAAGTCCTGTGTGATTGGTCCGGGCCTGTCACCAGGGGAAGGGATAGACCAGGAGCACCGGGATGGGGAGGAGGAGCCTGTTGTCATGGTAGCGCCTCTGTCGAGCCAGAGGGTGTTCAGCACCCTGCCGTCGGTGGACAGCGCTGTGGAATCATGGGACGGATCCAACGTGGACAGCAGCTTCACCACAACGG CTCCACTCTTTCAACAGGCTCCTTATAATTTCCATGAGTGGCACAACGCCAAGGCGACCAACAACCAATCATCTTCCTCCACTCGACAGAGAGCCAATCCCCTGTCAGATCTGGGTCTGAGCGACGATGAGTGGGACCGCCCACCGCTCGGAGG AGCCGCTATTCTGCCCAGCGGGCTAATCACTGATAGCAG GTTCTCCGTGGGTCACGACGGGACAGAACCCGACCAGGAGGAGAACTTCTGGTCTCAAGCCCTGGAGGACCTGGAGACGTGTGGCCAGAGTGGGATCCTGAGAGAGCTGGAG GCAACCATCATGTCGGGTTCCAGCCTCAGCCTGAACCATGACCCCGCCCCACTGCGCAGCACCCTGGGCCGCCAGGCCAGCTTCCAGGAACGCAGCAACTCCCGACCACAG GTGACGGCCCGGTCGAACACGTTGCCCTCTGACCCTCAGCGGCGAGCCTTCGCcatgaggaagatgaggcagGAAGTCAACGAGATCCTGAACCAGAACCCTGTGGAACTCCACAAG CTGACCCTGGAGAAGGCGTCCGACCTGGAGGACTTCGGGTTCAGTGTTTCTGATGGTTTGCTGGACCGCGGCGTTTACGTTAGCAACATACGACTCGGTGGCCCGGCGGAGCAGGGCGGTCTAAGGGCCTACGATCGAATACTACAG ATCAATCACGTGCGGACCAGAGACTTCGACTGCTGCCTCGTCGTTCCGCTGATCGCCGAGTCGCCCAACCGTCTGGAGCTCGTCATCAGCCGGAaccccacttcctgttccacgtCCCTGATGGCCAATCACACCGACGGCACTACCAACCGCAGCAACTcccctcagccaatcagcagcgaGGTGGGACCGCCAGAGTTCACCATTGGCCAGGGAGAAGATGGCGGTCCCATCAAATGGACCCAACCAGGAGACGGGCTGGTGGCGGGGCTCGGTGTCGGGATCGGGGTGGGTCAGGTGAACAATAAGTCCTTATAG
- the grip1 gene encoding glutamate receptor-interacting protein 1 isoform X2, which translates to MERIRSLLRLLGQGRRGRRYRADDDYQEGYEDVYYYNTHLLNEGPYTKHSAGSRPSDGALAIRRQSIPDEFRGCSVVELTKKEGTTLGLTVSGGIDKDGKPRVSNLRQGGIAARSDQLNVGDYIRAVNGINLAKFRHDEIISLLKNVGERVVLEVEYELPPVSVQGSGVMFKNIEVTLHKEGNSFGFVIRGGANEDRNKSRPIVITNVRPGGPAEREGTVKPGDRLLSIDGIRLHGSNLSEAMSILKQCGQEATLLVEYDVSVMDSVATASGPLLVEVAKATGSSLGVALSTSMYCNKQVIIIDKVKPASIADRCGALHAGDHILSVDGKSMEFCSLAEATQLLSASCQTVRMEILPQHQARPALNAPQHVKVQRSPRPLPWETGGSAPILPPYHYNTYHPDQSAARSHNRHTNNPSLSHSFSPGSMSAYSLSSLNMSTLPRNMYPTSPRGTLMRRKAKKKDFKSSLSLASSTVGLAGQVVHTETTEVTLLGDGIMGFGLQLQGGVFATETLSSPPLIAYIDPDSPSERCGILQIGDRILSINGVPTEDSTLEETNQLLRDSSITAQLTLEIEFDVAESVVPSSGTFHVKLPKKPGVELGITISSPSNRKPGDPLIISDIKKGSVAHRTGTLELGDKLLAIDNVRVESCSMEEAVQILQQCEELVKLKIRKDEDNSDEQEVSGSIIYTVELQRYGGPLGITISGTEEPFDPIIISSLSKGGLAERTGAIHVGDRILAINSSSLKGKPLSEAISLLQQAGETVTLKIKKQGELSSPKSCVIGPGLSPGEGIDQEHRDGEEEPVVMVAPLSSQRVFSTLPSVDSAVESWDGSNVDSSFTTTAPLFQQAPYNFHEWHNAKATNNQSSSSTRQRANPLSDLGLSDDEWDRPPLGGFSVGHDGTEPDQEENFWSQALEDLETCGQSGILRELEATIMSGSSLSLNHDPAPLRSTLGRQASFQERSNSRPQVTARSNTLPSDPQRRAFAMRKMRQEVNEILNQNPVELHKLTLEKASDLEDFGFSVSDGLLDRGVYVSNIRLGGPAEQGGLRAYDRILQINHVRTRDFDCCLVVPLIAESPNRLELVISRNPTSCSTSLMANHTDGTTNRSNSPQPISSEVGPPEFTIGQGEDGGPIKWTQPGDGLVAGLGVGIGVGQVNNKSL; encoded by the exons ATGAGGGGCCGTACACCAAACACTCCGCCGGGTCTCGACCCTCAGATGGAGCGCTGGCCATCAGGAGACAGAGCATACCAG ATGAGTTTCGGGGCTGCTCAGTGGTGGAGCTGACGAAGAAGGAAGGGACGACGCTCGGATTGACAGTGTCAGGTGGCATCGACAAAGATGGGAAGCCCCGGGTGTCGAACCTACGCCAAGGAGGCATCGCTGCCAG GAGTGACCAGCTAAACGTGGGCGACTACATCCGTGCCGTTAACGGCATCAACCTGGCCAAGTTCAGACACGACGAGATCATCAGTCTACTGAAGAACGTCGGCGAGCGAGTCGTGCTGGAGGTCGAGTACGAGCTGCCGCCTGTCT CGGtgcaggggtcaggggtcatgtTTAAGAACATTGAGGTGACGCTTCACAAAGAAGGAAACAGCTTTGGCTTTGTTATCAgag gaggTGCCAATGAGGACAGGAACAAGTCTCGCCCGATCGTCATCACAAACGTCCGTCCTGGTGGTCCGGCTGAAAG AGAGGGAACCGTCAAACCAGGCGACCGGTTGCTAAGCATCGATGGGATTCGTCTCCACGGCAGCAACCTATCAGAGGCCATGAGCATCCTGAAGCAGTGCGGACAGGAAGCGACGCTGCTGGTCGAGTACGACGTGTCAGTGATGG ATTCTGTTGCCACGGCATCCGGGCCGCTGCTGGTTGAAGTTGCCAAGGCGACCGGCTCCAGTCTGGGCGTGGCTCTGTCCACCTCCATGTACTGTAacaagcaggtgatcatcatcGATAAGGTGAAACCAGCCAGTATAGCAGACAG gtgcgGCGCCCTTCACGCAGGGGACCACATCCTGTCGGTTGACGGGAAGTCCATGGAGTTTTGTTCTCTTGCCGAAGCGACTCAGCTGctgtctgcttcctgtcagaCGGTGCGCATGGAGATCTTGCCTCAGCATCAGGCCCGACcggccctgaacgcaccgcagCACG tcaagGTGCAGCGTAGTCCCCGCCCCCTTCCCTGGGAGACTGGAGGCTCCGCCCCAATCCTCCCCCCTTACCACTACAATACGTACCACcctgaccaatcagctgccagATCGCACAACCGCCATACAAACAACCCTT CTCTCAGCCACTCGTTCTCTCCCGGCTCCATGTCGGCCTACAGTCTCTCGTCCCTCAACATGAGCACCCTGCCCAGGAACATGTATCCCACAAGTCCACGGGGCACGCTGATGAGGAGGAAGGCTAAGAAGAAGGACTTCAAGAGCTCCT tGTCTCTGGCCTCCAGCACCGTGGGTCTGGCCGGTCAAGTCGTTCACACGGAAACCACAGAGGTCACGTTGCTAGGCGACGGAATCATGGGGTTCGGCCTGCAGCTGCAGGGCGGGGTCTTCGCCACGGAAACGCTGTCGTCACCGCCGCTCATCGCTTACATCGACCCCGACAGCCCGTCCGagag GTGTGGCATCCTGCAGATCGGTGACAGGATCTTGTCCATAAATGGAGTTCCTACTGAAGACTCCACCCTGGAGGAGACCAATCAGCTTCTCCGAGACTCGTCCATCACGGCTCAGCTCACGCTGGAGATCGAGTTCGACGTGGCCG AGTCCGTAGTCCCCAGTTCAGGAACGTTTCATGTGAAGCTTCCGAAGAAGCCGGGGGTGGAACTGGGAATCACCATCAGCT CACCGTCCAATAGGAAACCAGGAGACCCTCTGATCATCTCCGACATCAAGAAGGGCAGCGTCGCACACAG gacGGGGACCCTGGAGCTGGGGGACAAGCTGCTGGCCATTGATAACGTACGGGTGGAGAGCTGCTCCATGGAGGAGGCGGTGCAGATCCTGCAGCAGTGTGAGGAGCTGGTGAAGCTGAAGATCCGCAAAGACGAGGACAACTCCG ACGAACAGGAAGTGTCGGGCAGCATCATCTACACGGTGGAGCTGCAGCGCTACGGCGGCCCCCTGGGGATCACCATCTCCGGCACTGAGGAGCCCTTCGACCCCATCATCATCTCCTCCCTCAGCAAGGGGGGCCTGGCTGAGAG GACCGGGGCGATCCACGTCGGGGACCGGATCCTGGCCATCAACAGCAGCAGCCTGAAGGGGAAACCCCTGAGCGAAGCCATCAGCCTGCTGCAGCAAGCTGGAGAGACGGTCACCCTGAAGATCAAGAAGCAGGGAGAAC TGTCAAGCCCAAAGTCCTGTGTGATTGGTCCGGGCCTGTCACCAGGGGAAGGGATAGACCAGGAGCACCGGGATGGGGAGGAGGAGCCTGTTGTCATGGTAGCGCCTCTGTCGAGCCAGAGGGTGTTCAGCACCCTGCCGTCGGTGGACAGCGCTGTGGAATCATGGGACGGATCCAACGTGGACAGCAGCTTCACCACAACGG CTCCACTCTTTCAACAGGCTCCTTATAATTTCCATGAGTGGCACAACGCCAAGGCGACCAACAACCAATCATCTTCCTCCACTCGACAGAGAGCCAATCCCCTGTCAGATCTGGGTCTGAGCGACGATGAGTGGGACCGCCCACCGCTCGGAGG GTTCTCCGTGGGTCACGACGGGACAGAACCCGACCAGGAGGAGAACTTCTGGTCTCAAGCCCTGGAGGACCTGGAGACGTGTGGCCAGAGTGGGATCCTGAGAGAGCTGGAG GCAACCATCATGTCGGGTTCCAGCCTCAGCCTGAACCATGACCCCGCCCCACTGCGCAGCACCCTGGGCCGCCAGGCCAGCTTCCAGGAACGCAGCAACTCCCGACCACAG GTGACGGCCCGGTCGAACACGTTGCCCTCTGACCCTCAGCGGCGAGCCTTCGCcatgaggaagatgaggcagGAAGTCAACGAGATCCTGAACCAGAACCCTGTGGAACTCCACAAG CTGACCCTGGAGAAGGCGTCCGACCTGGAGGACTTCGGGTTCAGTGTTTCTGATGGTTTGCTGGACCGCGGCGTTTACGTTAGCAACATACGACTCGGTGGCCCGGCGGAGCAGGGCGGTCTAAGGGCCTACGATCGAATACTACAG ATCAATCACGTGCGGACCAGAGACTTCGACTGCTGCCTCGTCGTTCCGCTGATCGCCGAGTCGCCCAACCGTCTGGAGCTCGTCATCAGCCGGAaccccacttcctgttccacgtCCCTGATGGCCAATCACACCGACGGCACTACCAACCGCAGCAACTcccctcagccaatcagcagcgaGGTGGGACCGCCAGAGTTCACCATTGGCCAGGGAGAAGATGGCGGTCCCATCAAATGGACCCAACCAGGAGACGGGCTGGTGGCGGGGCTCGGTGTCGGGATCGGGGTGGGTCAGGTGAACAATAAGTCCTTATAG